The Haloarcula limicola genomic sequence AGGCGCTCGCCGAGATCAGCAAGAACATCGGCTCGGGGATGCGCGGCGACGCCAACGCCGACCTCCCCGAGGAGGAGAAACTGCAGGGCCGCGGCGTCTGAGGCGGCCGGCTTCTCCCGAGCTCGGGGCGGCGATACCGCTCTCGTTTCCCGGTCTCGCCATCGAGCCGCGCTCGTCGGCCCAGAGACGAAGACACAAGTCGCTACGGCTCCGATAGAGGCGTGTGCAGGGGACCGCCGTGCCGACGCCGGAGAGCGAGATAACCGGGGAGCGGATAGTCGAATTCATCGCGGAGCTGCAGGAACTCCTCCAGCGACTGGAGGCCACCAAGGGCCGCCTCACGGCGACTATCCTCTTGGTTCTGGTCCTCTTTCTCAGCATCGTCGTCGCGCCGGCGCTGTTCTCGGAGTTCCGAGGCGCATTCAGCGACTGGATGCGGTCGGGACGGATGGGGCGCGGGATGGAGCGAATCGCGTCGCTCACGCCGACGTCGTCTCGGGGCGTGTTGCTCCGCTCGCTCCAGCTGACGGCGCTGTGCCTCGTCGTCGTCTCGTTTCTCATCGTCTGGGATCTCGTGGACGTCGTCGACGTCGCCGCGCCGATAATTCTGGAGGGGAGTCCGAAACTGTACGCCACGGCACAGAGCGTCCTCCTGGTGCTGTTGGGGTTCGTCCTCTCCGATCAGTTGAAGCGGAGTATCGACCGACTCAGCCTCGCGCTCGACGACTTCACCGAACATCAGGAGGAGATACTGCTTCGGGTCGGACAGGTGACAATCTCCATCGTCATCGGCGTCACCATCCTCGCGATCTGGGGGCTGGACCTCAGCGGCCTGCTCGTGGGGGCGGGCTTCCTCGGGATCGTCGTCGGCTTCGCCGCTCGGACGACGCTCGGGTCGCTCATCGCGGGGTTCGTCCTGATGTTCTCCCGGCCGTTCACTATCGGCGACTGGGTCGTCATCGGCGAACAGGAGGGCATCGTCACGGAGATCACCGTCTTCAACACGCGACTCGAGAACTTCGACGGGGAGTTCGTCGTCATCCCGAACGACCGGGTCGGCGACCAGGCGGTCACCAACCGGAGCCAGAAGGGACTGCTCAGACTGACGATGGACCTCGGCGTTGATTACGACACCGACGTGGAACGAGCGACGGAGCTGGCCCAGGAGACGATGGCGGCCGTTGAGGAAGTCGTCGACTCTCCCCCGCCACAGGTCGTTCCGAAGTCGTTCGGCGATTCGGCCATCGTCCTCGAACTGCGGTTCTGGATCGACCACCCGACGCCGCCCCGGAAGTGGCAGGCCATCTCGGCCGTCGTTCAGGAGGTGAAAACCGCCTTCGACGAGGAGGGCATCTCGATCCCGTTCCCACAGCGGACGCTCCAATCCCGAGCGGACGGCGAGGACGGCACCCCGGAGAGCGTGATCCGCTCGGTGAACGCGGAGAGCGAAGACTGACGGCCACCGACGCCTCGATGTCACCGCCCACGCCGCCGCGAGCGTATCGCTGTCGCGCGGCCCGTGCGCGACCGCGTCACTCGTCGCGACCGCCGAAGTAGCCGTCGAGGACGAGGCCGGCACCGAGCAGCCAGCAGCCGACCAGCGCGCCGAGGACGCCGACGTGGAACAGTCGAGCGATGGTGAACCCGCCGACGAGCGGCCCGTCGAGCGCCGCCGCCGCGGCGTCGAGTGCGAGACCGAGCGTCGCCCCGTCCGCGACCATCCCCGCGAACGTCCCGGAGATGATCGGCAGACTCCCGACGAGGAGCGCGAGCCCCACACGCGTCGCCACGCTACCGACGACTACCGGATCGACAGCGCCGACCGCCGCGCGCGTCGACCGTCGCTGTGACATGTCACGACGTACCACTTCCCGGCGTATAAATCCCCGCGGAGACGAGCCTTCGCCGGCCGTCGTCGACTGTGCCGTGCAGAGAGGGGCTGCTACGGTCTTTCATCCGATCAGGCCGTCGGCATCGCCTGTCGAAACTACTATCCCCGGGCGCACGTACGGGGAGACATGAGCACTCCGCCGGGGGAGTATTACACCGAAGAACGCTGGCAGAACTGGCTCGATCGCATCGGCGAAGAGAACGTCGACCCCGAAGACGAGGACTCGGCGCGCCTCCTGTTGAACTTACAGGACGACACGGCGATCGCCGTCGCGAAGATACTCACCGACTACGAGGACGGTGAACTCGACGAGGAGACCGCGCTCGACGAGCTCGCGGGCGTCCGCGAGATCGTCCTCGCGGACCTAGAGATGGAGGACGAGGAGACGCTGATGCTGATCGACGGCGTCCAGACGTCGCTGCTCTGTGTCTTCTACGCCGCCGAGGAGTACGTCGCCGAGGGCGTCGCCGAGGACGCCTCCGTCGCCGACTACGTCGGGGCCGCCGCCGACGCCGAGGCCGAGGAGGACCTCGACGCGGCGCTCGGCTACTGCGTGCAGGCCGGGACGCGCATCATCAACGGCGACGAACTCTCCATGGACGTCGCCGAGAACTTGGACTACGGCCTGGTCTCGGAGTGGGTCAACGGGCTCGATAGCCTCCAGACGGCGATGAGCGACCCCGAGGTCGTCGAAGAGGAAGACGAGGCCTAATCGGCAGAACGAGAGCTGATACTGGGGCAGATACCTTTTTACTACCCACTCTGCAACCGGCGTGCATGGATTTCGTCGGGGACGAGCGAGCGCAGTCGGTGCAGATCGGAGCGGTGTTGCTGTTCGCCGTCCTCGTCGTCGCGTTTTCGAGCTATCAGGCGTTCGTCATTCCGGAGCAGAACCGGGAGGTCGAGTTCAACCACAACCAGCAGGTCCAATCGCAGATGCAGGACCTGCGAAACGCCATCGTCTCGATGTCGACCGCCGGGGACACACGGGCGATATCGATTCAACTCGGAACTAGGTACCCGTCTCGGGCTGTCGCGGTCAATCCCGGGCCAGCGGCTGGTTCGTTACGGACTGTCGGTACGACCGACCCGACGGTCAAGCTAACTATCTCGAACGCCTCGGCCAGCGGTGAGACAGGGGACTACTGGAACACGACGCACCACTACAACACCGGTGCCATCCGATATGATCCGGGGTACAACCGCTATACGCAAGCCCCGACAACGGTCTACGAACACACCGTCCTATACAATCGCTTCAGCGGTGCGAACCTCACGCTGGCGAATCAAACGTTTATCAACGGGACCGATATCTCGCTCGTTACTCTCAACGGCTCACTAGCTCGAACGTCGAGTGCCAGTACGTCTGTCGACGTGCGAAGCGTCACGGTATCTACCCAGGAAGTGCGCCTTGACGACGCCGGATCGAATATCACTATATCGTTCCTCTCGTTACGATCTGCCACCTACTGGGAATTTCTGAACGATACACAATCGACCGTCACCGATATCCGTAGTTCGCCGACAGCAAGTGGCCTCCATAACGTGACGGTCGAACTCGCACGCGACGAAACGTACACGCTCCACATGATGAAGGTGGGCGTCGGTACACAGGTGACGGAGGAAAACACCGCATACCTGACCACTAGTGACGACGGTCGGTACTCGCTCACGCAGACCGAGCGGACCGAGCTGACGCTGGAGGTCCGCGATCGATTCAATAACCCACCAGCGAACGTTTCCAAAACTATCGTCTACGGGAATGCTAGTGCCGGTCGGCTCGTTTCCCCCTCACAAACTCCAGATGAAAACGGTGAGGTTACGTTCACATACGTCGCCCCTTCCAGTCAAACAGGTGAGCAACGTATTCACTTCAGTTACATCAGTTCCGATGCGGCCAACGCTAGCGCATTCGACCCGACAACGGTCCAGAACGCTTCGATAGTCGTTAATATTTCTGCTCCGGTCGACGATGAGGATAGCGACAGCGGCGGTAGTGGTGCGTACGGCGTCATGTGGCTTGACCCTACTGGGCAGTCAGGTGTGGCTTGTCCCGACGGTCCTGACGGGACATGTACCATCGACGCAAGCCAGACAGCCGATGCGACGCTCACGATGGGGACTTCGCCCGTTGCAGACGGCGCGGCTGTCCAGTACGCGGTCAACGACACTGACGTCGGGTCATTCACCCGAACTACCGGTACGACGAACACTAGCGGAGAGAACGAAACCGTGTTTTCACCATCGAACGACGGTGGCATGAAAGTGTATGCGACGAGCGGGAGCAGCGGAGACACGCTTGTTCTCAACGTGATAAACACCGTTGACGACCTCATTTACAATATGGATGCTGTGGCCGTGGATGGTCCCGATGACGAGGGCTACTTCTCCCCGGAAGTCTCCGGCGGCGTTGAGTTTACCGTTACGAACCAGTTCTCTCAGAGCGTCGAGATAACGGAGATACGAGTGACTCGTCCCACCGGGCCTGCTAGAGCGCTGAGCGACAACGTCGGTGCGCTGAATGACGAAGTACGTCGTACCGAAGTGTATGTCAGCGGTACGGCAAACGACGGTCACGTAGACATCAATGACGGGGTCAACCTCCCTTACACCTTCGACATGGACAGCGACGGTTTCAGCAACG encodes the following:
- a CDS encoding DUF2150 family protein, translated to MSTPPGEYYTEERWQNWLDRIGEENVDPEDEDSARLLLNLQDDTAIAVAKILTDYEDGELDEETALDELAGVREIVLADLEMEDEETLMLIDGVQTSLLCVFYAAEEYVAEGVAEDASVADYVGAAADAEAEEDLDAALGYCVQAGTRIINGDELSMDVAENLDYGLVSEWVNGLDSLQTAMSDPEVVEEEDEA
- a CDS encoding mechanosensitive ion channel family protein, whose amino-acid sequence is MQGTAVPTPESEITGERIVEFIAELQELLQRLEATKGRLTATILLVLVLFLSIVVAPALFSEFRGAFSDWMRSGRMGRGMERIASLTPTSSRGVLLRSLQLTALCLVVVSFLIVWDLVDVVDVAAPIILEGSPKLYATAQSVLLVLLGFVLSDQLKRSIDRLSLALDDFTEHQEEILLRVGQVTISIVIGVTILAIWGLDLSGLLVGAGFLGIVVGFAARTTLGSLIAGFVLMFSRPFTIGDWVVIGEQEGIVTEITVFNTRLENFDGEFVVIPNDRVGDQAVTNRSQKGLLRLTMDLGVDYDTDVERATELAQETMAAVEEVVDSPPPQVVPKSFGDSAIVLELRFWIDHPTPPRKWQAISAVVQEVKTAFDEEGISIPFPQRTLQSRADGEDGTPESVIRSVNAESED